A section of the Jannaschia sp. S6380 genome encodes:
- a CDS encoding threonine dehydratase, which translates to MFDLNELAAAADLVHRTVPASPQLNWPLLDAATGARVIVKHENHLPTGAFKVRGGVTFIDWLRRSHPESPGIVTATRGNHGQSQARAAVAAGLRAVVYVPEGNSPEKNAAMKAWGADLRVHGADFDVAREEAFRVAEAEGLTIVPPFHRELVRGVATYGGELLSAHPEIEVLYVPIGCGSGICGCIAARDALDHRAEIVGVVSENAMCAKLSVEAGHLVETNSADTFADGMAVRMPVQAAFDIYSKGAARIISVSDAEVAEAIRLYWTATHNAAEGAGAAPLAGLMQERDAMSGRNVAVILCGGNIDAGRMATVLRGGVPAA; encoded by the coding sequence ATGTTCGACCTGAATGAACTCGCCGCGGCGGCGGACCTGGTGCACCGGACGGTGCCCGCTTCGCCGCAACTGAACTGGCCCCTGCTGGATGCCGCCACCGGCGCGCGGGTGATCGTGAAACACGAGAACCACCTGCCCACCGGCGCCTTCAAGGTGCGGGGCGGCGTGACCTTCATCGACTGGCTGCGCCGGTCCCATCCCGAAAGCCCCGGCATCGTCACGGCCACGCGCGGCAATCACGGCCAGAGCCAGGCGCGCGCGGCGGTGGCGGCCGGCCTGCGGGCCGTGGTCTACGTGCCCGAGGGCAACTCGCCCGAGAAGAACGCGGCGATGAAGGCCTGGGGGGCCGACCTGCGGGTGCATGGCGCCGATTTCGACGTCGCGCGGGAGGAGGCGTTCCGCGTGGCCGAAGCGGAGGGGCTGACCATCGTGCCGCCCTTCCACCGCGAGTTGGTGCGCGGCGTGGCGACCTATGGCGGGGAACTTCTGTCGGCGCATCCGGAGATCGAGGTGCTGTATGTGCCCATCGGCTGCGGCTCGGGCATCTGCGGCTGCATCGCCGCGCGGGATGCGCTGGACCACCGGGCCGAGATCGTGGGCGTCGTGTCCGAGAACGCGATGTGCGCCAAGTTGTCGGTCGAAGCCGGGCACCTGGTCGAGACCAATTCGGCGGACACCTTCGCCGACGGGATGGCCGTTCGGATGCCGGTGCAGGCCGCCTTCGACATCTATTCCAAGGGCGCCGCGCGGATCATATCGGTGTCGGATGCGGAGGTGGCGGAGGCGATCCGCCTTTACTGGACCGCAACGCACAACGCGGCGGAGGGCGCGGGCGCGGCCCCGCTGGCCGGCTTGATGCAGGAGCGGGACGCCATGTCGGGCCGGAATGTCGCCGTGATCCTGTGCGGCGGCAACATCGACGCGGGGCGCATGGCCACGGTCCTTCGGGGTGGGGTTCCGGCGGCCTGA
- a CDS encoding TRAP transporter large permease produces MTNLEIGLTSFPALLILIFLRVPIGLAMFLTGIVGLYLVTGGNLVALSRLKNETYSTFSSYSLSIVPMFLLMGHFATLGGMSQALFRAAEGFLGHRRGGVAMAAIGACAGFGAICGSSLATAATMGRVALPELRRYGYDGGFSTATLAAGGTLGILIPPSVVLVIYAILTEQNIAKLFLAAFLPGLLAALGYVIAISVYVRLNPGAAGTRDAIPMGERFRLLAAVWPVLLVFVAVVGGIYGGIFTPTEGAAVGALGTGLIALLNGGLNGRTLIESFLVTAKSSAMIFFIVLGAAIYNGFLALTQVPQEMSQWVVGQGFAPITVLVVILVFYLIFGCLMDSLSMILLTVPIFFPVISALDFGMSAEHVAIWFGILVLIVVEVGLITPPVGMNLFVINAMDRGTPMLQTYRAVMFFVGSDIVRVAILVAFPAITLFLI; encoded by the coding sequence TTGACCAACCTCGAAATCGGCCTGACCAGCTTCCCGGCGCTGCTGATCCTGATCTTCCTGCGCGTGCCGATCGGGCTGGCGATGTTCCTGACGGGGATTGTCGGCCTGTACCTCGTGACGGGCGGCAACCTCGTCGCGCTGTCGCGGTTGAAAAACGAGACCTATTCGACCTTCTCCTCCTACTCCCTTTCCATCGTGCCGATGTTCCTCCTGATGGGGCATTTCGCGACGCTGGGCGGCATGAGCCAGGCCCTGTTCCGCGCGGCCGAAGGGTTCCTGGGCCACCGGCGCGGGGGGGTCGCGATGGCGGCCATCGGCGCCTGCGCGGGGTTCGGCGCGATCTGCGGCTCGTCGCTGGCCACCGCCGCCACCATGGGCCGCGTGGCCCTGCCGGAATTGCGGCGCTACGGCTATGACGGCGGCTTCTCGACCGCGACGCTGGCGGCGGGGGGGACGCTGGGCATCCTGATTCCGCCTTCGGTCGTGCTGGTGATCTATGCCATCCTGACCGAACAGAACATCGCCAAGCTGTTCCTCGCGGCCTTCCTGCCGGGGCTTCTGGCGGCACTCGGCTATGTCATCGCGATCTCGGTCTATGTGCGGCTGAACCCCGGAGCGGCGGGCACGCGCGATGCGATCCCGATGGGCGAACGCTTCCGTCTGCTGGCGGCGGTCTGGCCGGTGCTGCTGGTCTTCGTCGCGGTCGTGGGCGGCATCTATGGCGGCATCTTCACGCCCACCGAGGGGGCCGCAGTCGGCGCGCTCGGCACCGGGCTGATCGCGCTCCTGAACGGGGGGCTGAACGGCCGGACCCTGATCGAGAGCTTCCTCGTCACCGCGAAATCCTCGGCGATGATCTTCTTCATCGTGCTGGGGGCCGCGATCTACAACGGCTTCCTCGCCCTGACCCAGGTTCCGCAGGAGATGTCGCAATGGGTCGTGGGCCAAGGCTTCGCGCCGATCACCGTGCTGGTCGTGATCCTCGTCTTCTACCTGATCTTCGGCTGCCTGATGGACTCGCTGTCGATGATCCTCCTGACGGTCCCGATCTTCTTTCCCGTCATCTCGGCGCTCGATTTCGGCATGTCGGCGGAGCATGTGGCGATCTGGTTCGGCATCCTCGTCCTGATCGTGGTCGAGGTCGGGCTGATCACGCCGCCGGTGGGCATGAACCTGTTCGTCATCAACGCGATGGATCGGGGCACCCCGATGCTGCAGACCTATCGCGCGGTGATGTTCTTCGTCGGCTCCGACATCGTGCGCGTGGCGATCCTGGTGGCGTTTCCGGCGATCACGCTGTTCCTGATATGA
- a CDS encoding TRAP transporter small permease, which produces MLSRIIEALARVMAILGGLVLTALIVMTCLSVLGRFLNGWLHSAGLGGVAEATGIGPINGDFELVEAGMAFTIFAFLPITQLRDGHASVDIFTNALGVRANRVLAVLWSALFAAVMVLIAWQLGQGTQAKMAYGETTYLIQFPIWWAYAAALSGAVVAALVAVYVALVRIVELVTGAPILAPGGASH; this is translated from the coding sequence ATGCTGAGCCGCATCATCGAGGCGCTCGCGCGGGTCATGGCGATCCTCGGCGGTCTGGTCCTGACCGCGCTGATCGTGATGACTTGCCTGTCCGTCCTGGGCCGGTTCCTGAACGGTTGGCTGCACTCCGCGGGCCTGGGCGGCGTGGCCGAAGCCACGGGAATTGGGCCGATCAACGGCGATTTCGAGCTGGTCGAGGCAGGGATGGCCTTCACCATCTTCGCCTTCCTGCCGATCACGCAGCTGCGTGACGGGCATGCCTCGGTCGACATCTTCACGAACGCCCTGGGTGTGCGGGCGAACCGCGTGCTGGCCGTTCTCTGGTCGGCGCTGTTCGCGGCGGTCATGGTGCTGATCGCCTGGCAGCTGGGCCAGGGGACGCAGGCCAAGATGGCCTATGGCGAGACGACCTACCTGATCCAGTTCCCGATCTGGTGGGCCTATGCGGCGGCGCTGTCGGGCGCGGTCGTGGCGGCGCTGGTCGCGGTCTATGTCGCGCTCGTGCGGATCGTGGAGCTGGTCACCGGCGCGCCGATCCTCGCGCCCGGGGGGGCGTCGCATTGA